One window of Burkholderia thailandensis E264 genomic DNA carries:
- the typA gene encoding translational GTPase TypA — protein sequence MTRALRNIAIIAHVDHGKTTLVDQLLRQSGTFRENQQIAERVMDSNDIEKERGITILAKNCAVEYEGTHINIVDTPGHADFGGEVERVLSMVDSVLLLVDAVEGPMPQTRFVTKKALALGLKPIVVINKIDRPGARIDWVINQTFDLFDKLGATEEQLDFPIVYASGLNGYASLDPAARDGDMRPLFEAILEHVPVRPADPEAPLQLQITSLDYSTYVGRIGVGRITRGRIKPGQPVAMRFGPEGEVLNRKINQVLSFKGLERVQVESAEAGDIVLINGIEDVGIGATICAVDVPEALPMITVDEPTLTMNFLVNSSPLAGREGKFVTSRQIRDRLMKELNHNVALRVKDTGDETVFEVSGRGELHLTILVENMRREGYELAVSRPRVVMQEIDGVKHEPYELLTVDLEDEHQGGVMEELGRRKGEMLDMVSDGRGRTRLEYRIPARGLIGFQGEFLTLTRGTGLMSHIFDSYAPVKEGSVGERRNGVLISQDDGAAVAYALWKLQDRGRMFVKPGDALYEGMIIGIHSRDNDLVVNPIKGKQLTNVRASGTDEAVRLVPPIQMSLEYAVEFIDDDELVEVTPQSIRLRKRHLKEHERRRASREAEAG from the coding sequence ATGACCCGCGCCCTTCGCAACATCGCCATCATCGCCCACGTCGACCACGGCAAGACGACGCTCGTCGACCAACTGCTCCGCCAGTCCGGCACCTTCCGCGAGAACCAGCAGATTGCCGAGCGGGTGATGGACTCGAACGACATCGAAAAGGAGCGCGGGATCACGATTCTCGCGAAGAACTGCGCGGTCGAATACGAGGGCACGCACATCAACATCGTCGACACGCCAGGGCACGCGGACTTCGGCGGCGAAGTGGAGCGCGTGCTGTCGATGGTCGACTCGGTGCTGCTGCTCGTCGATGCGGTCGAGGGCCCGATGCCGCAGACCCGCTTCGTGACGAAGAAGGCGCTCGCGCTCGGCCTGAAGCCCATCGTCGTGATCAACAAGATCGACCGCCCGGGCGCGCGCATCGACTGGGTGATCAACCAGACCTTCGACCTGTTCGACAAGCTCGGCGCGACCGAGGAGCAGCTCGACTTCCCGATCGTCTACGCATCGGGCCTGAACGGTTACGCGTCGCTCGATCCGGCCGCGCGCGACGGCGACATGCGCCCGCTCTTCGAGGCGATTCTCGAGCACGTGCCGGTCCGTCCGGCCGATCCGGAGGCGCCGCTGCAGTTGCAGATCACGTCGCTCGACTATTCGACGTACGTCGGGCGCATCGGCGTGGGCCGCATCACGCGCGGGCGCATCAAGCCGGGCCAGCCGGTTGCGATGCGCTTCGGCCCGGAGGGCGAGGTGCTGAACCGCAAGATCAACCAGGTGCTGTCGTTCAAGGGGCTCGAGCGCGTGCAGGTGGAGTCGGCCGAGGCGGGCGACATCGTGCTGATCAACGGCATCGAGGATGTCGGCATCGGCGCGACGATCTGCGCGGTGGACGTGCCCGAGGCGTTGCCGATGATCACCGTCGACGAGCCGACGCTGACGATGAACTTCCTCGTCAACTCGTCGCCGCTCGCCGGCCGCGAAGGCAAGTTCGTGACGAGCCGCCAGATCCGCGACCGCCTGATGAAGGAGCTGAACCACAACGTCGCGCTGCGCGTGAAGGACACGGGCGACGAAACCGTGTTCGAGGTGTCGGGCCGCGGCGAGCTGCACCTGACGATCCTCGTCGAGAACATGCGCCGCGAGGGCTACGAGCTTGCGGTGTCGCGTCCGCGCGTCGTGATGCAGGAGATCGACGGCGTCAAGCACGAGCCGTACGAGCTGCTGACGGTCGACCTCGAGGACGAGCACCAGGGCGGCGTGATGGAGGAGCTCGGCCGCCGCAAGGGCGAAATGCTCGACATGGTGTCCGACGGGCGCGGCCGCACGCGTCTCGAATACCGGATTCCGGCGCGCGGCCTGATCGGCTTCCAGGGCGAATTCCTGACGCTCACGCGCGGCACGGGCCTGATGAGCCACATCTTCGATTCGTACGCGCCCGTCAAGGAAGGCTCGGTCGGCGAGCGCCGCAACGGCGTGCTGATCTCGCAGGACGACGGCGCTGCGGTGGCGTACGCGCTGTGGAAGCTGCAGGATCGCGGCCGCATGTTCGTGAAGCCGGGCGACGCGCTTTACGAGGGCATGATCATCGGCATTCACAGCCGCGACAACGACCTCGTCGTGAATCCGATCAAGGGCAAGCAACTGACCAACGTGCGCGCGTCGGGCACCGACGAAGCGGTGCGTCTCGTGCCGCCGATCCAGATGTCGCTCGAATACGCGGTCGAGTTCAT
- a CDS encoding pyridoxal-dependent decarboxylase, giving the protein MVDVGDDGDVAKGAGHRNLETDGTRKRARTVLLDARAICSLESLKL; this is encoded by the coding sequence GTGGTCGACGTGGGCGATGATGGCGATGTTGCGAAGGGCGCGGGTCATAGAAACCTGGAAACGGATGGAACGCGCAAGCGCGCGCGCACCGTTTTGCTCGATGCGCGCGCGATTTGCAGCTTGGAAAGCCTGAAATTATAG
- a CDS encoding MarR family winged helix-turn-helix transcriptional regulator — protein sequence MSDPSSPQPDQALSLYQINDSVGYLMSRVKSLMTNMVTQRTQTELGITGTQATMLFMLAVGKCSTAAELAREYGIDASAITRLLDRVEKRGLLQRVRSSEDRRVVRLELTDEGRELTKRMPEIFRSVLDQVLEGFTPEEVGFLKSMLRRILVNSGECPGSTGSTS from the coding sequence ATGTCGGATCCCTCTTCTCCGCAGCCCGATCAGGCTCTGTCCCTGTACCAGATCAACGACAGCGTCGGCTACCTGATGTCGCGCGTGAAATCGCTAATGACGAACATGGTCACGCAGCGCACGCAGACCGAGCTCGGCATCACCGGCACGCAGGCGACGATGCTGTTCATGCTCGCCGTCGGCAAATGTTCGACGGCGGCCGAGCTGGCGCGCGAATACGGCATCGATGCGAGCGCGATCACGCGCCTGCTCGATCGCGTCGAGAAGCGCGGCTTGCTGCAACGGGTGCGCAGCAGCGAAGACCGGCGCGTCGTGCGGCTCGAGCTGACCGACGAGGGGCGCGAACTCACGAAGCGCATGCCGGAGATCTTTCGCAGCGTGCTCGATCAGGTGCTCGAAGGCTTCACGCCCGAGGAAGTCGGCTTCCTCAAGAGCATGCTGCGCCGCATTCTCGTCAATTCCGGCGAATGTCCGGGCTCGACCGGAAGCACGTCGTAA
- a CDS encoding efflux transporter outer membrane subunit, whose product MKTFPLSACRTATAVAVAVLALAGCANYFGIKSDKAIAPATQFESAQSLPAQGGRWPSLDWANQFGDPQLPKLIDEALEGNPTIAQAQARIAKASSYIESSRSTLLPKADAKYSWTRELYSSNALVPPPFGGQWYSENNALASASWELDLWGKNRARLNAAVSQEKAAEADMQQARVTLATSVARTYNQLAQLYALRDIAEREISNRQTVGKITDGRVGAGLDTNVERQTALGNIATSQSTLSDLDGQITNVRYQLAALLGKGPDRGLQIAAPVLSPGGGVALPDNLPADLVSRRPDLVAARWQVEAAMHDVKEAKAEFFPDINLAAGLGFDAFGWGRFLNFASRQAQFGPAIHLPIFDGGALRAQLKGRYADFDLSVANYNQTLVSALNDVATQVASIRSIDTQMGDAQRALDASTRAYELAVIRYKAGLSPQLQVLNADSNRLAAEQTVTNLKMRRRDLQIGLVKALGGGFDATGTRLATPAPAVAAAAAPARHASN is encoded by the coding sequence ATGAAAACCTTCCCGTTGTCCGCTTGCCGAACCGCCACGGCCGTCGCGGTCGCCGTGCTCGCGCTCGCGGGATGCGCGAACTATTTCGGCATCAAGAGCGACAAGGCGATCGCGCCCGCGACGCAGTTCGAGAGCGCGCAGAGCCTGCCGGCGCAAGGCGGCCGGTGGCCGTCGCTCGACTGGGCGAACCAGTTCGGCGATCCGCAACTGCCCAAGCTGATCGACGAGGCGCTCGAAGGCAATCCGACGATCGCGCAAGCGCAGGCGCGCATCGCGAAGGCATCGTCGTACATCGAATCGTCGCGCTCGACGCTGCTGCCGAAGGCGGACGCGAAGTACTCGTGGACCCGCGAGCTGTATTCGAGCAACGCCCTCGTCCCGCCGCCCTTCGGCGGTCAGTGGTACAGCGAGAACAACGCGCTCGCGAGCGCGTCGTGGGAACTCGACCTGTGGGGCAAGAACCGCGCGCGCCTCAATGCGGCCGTGTCGCAGGAAAAGGCCGCCGAAGCCGACATGCAGCAGGCGCGCGTGACGCTCGCGACGTCGGTCGCGCGCACGTACAACCAGCTCGCGCAGTTGTACGCGCTGCGCGACATCGCCGAGCGCGAGATCTCGAACCGGCAGACGGTCGGCAAGATCACCGACGGCCGCGTCGGCGCGGGCCTCGACACGAACGTCGAGCGCCAGACCGCGCTCGGCAACATCGCGACGAGCCAGTCGACGCTGTCCGATCTCGACGGCCAGATCACGAACGTCCGCTATCAGCTCGCCGCGCTGCTCGGCAAGGGCCCGGACCGCGGGCTGCAGATTGCCGCGCCGGTGCTGAGCCCGGGCGGCGGGGTCGCGCTGCCGGACAACCTGCCCGCCGATCTCGTATCGCGCCGCCCGGACCTCGTCGCCGCGCGCTGGCAAGTCGAGGCGGCGATGCACGACGTGAAGGAAGCGAAGGCCGAGTTCTTCCCGGACATCAATCTTGCGGCGGGCCTCGGCTTCGACGCGTTCGGCTGGGGCCGCTTCCTGAACTTCGCGAGCCGCCAGGCGCAATTCGGCCCGGCGATCCATCTGCCGATCTTCGACGGCGGCGCGCTGCGCGCGCAACTGAAGGGCCGCTACGCGGACTTCGATCTGTCGGTCGCGAACTACAACCAGACGCTCGTGAGCGCGCTGAACGACGTCGCGACGCAAGTCGCGTCGATCCGCTCGATCGACACGCAGATGGGCGACGCGCAGCGCGCGCTCGATGCGTCGACGCGCGCGTACGAGCTCGCGGTGATCCGCTACAAGGCGGGCCTGTCGCCGCAGCTGCAGGTGCTGAACGCGGACAGCAACCGGCTCGCCGCCGAGCAGACGGTGACGAACCTGAAGATGCGCCGCCGCGATCTGCAGATCGGTCTCGTGAAGGCGCTCGGCGGCGGCTTCGACGCGACCGGCACGCGGCTCGCCACGCCCGCACCGGCAGTGGCGGCGGCCGCCGCACCCGCGCGGCACGCGTCGAACTGA
- a CDS encoding EmrA/EmrK family multidrug efflux transporter periplasmic adaptor subunit, whose amino-acid sequence MSDPQQNAAPAQPQNNGKRKRMMTLLVVVIAIAAIAYGLYYLLVARFHETTDDAYVNGNVVQITPQVTGTVIAVKADDTQTVKAGDPLVVLDPADSQVALQQAEANLAQTVRQVRGLYVNDDQYRAQVALRQSDLSKAQDDLRRRLAVAQTGAVSQEEISHARDAVKAAQASLDAANQQLASNRALTANTTIANHPNVLAAAAKVRDAYLNNARNTLPAPVAGYVAKRSVQVGQRVSPGTPLMSVVPLNAVWIDANFKEVQLKHMRIGQPVELTADIYGSSVKYHGKVVGFSAGTGAAFSLLPAQNATGNWIKVVQRLPVRIELDPKELKDHPLRIGLSMQVDVDIKDESGNQLGNVQNTVYETDVFAKYGDEANAEIARIIEQNAGGGAPTPTPAPAAKVVGGRTSNLM is encoded by the coding sequence ATGAGCGACCCTCAACAAAACGCAGCGCCCGCGCAGCCGCAGAACAACGGCAAGCGCAAGCGGATGATGACGCTGCTCGTCGTGGTGATCGCGATCGCCGCGATCGCGTACGGCCTCTATTACCTGCTCGTCGCGCGCTTCCACGAAACCACCGATGACGCCTACGTGAACGGCAACGTCGTGCAGATCACGCCGCAGGTGACGGGCACCGTGATCGCGGTAAAGGCGGACGACACGCAGACCGTGAAGGCGGGCGACCCGCTCGTCGTGCTCGATCCGGCCGATTCCCAGGTCGCGCTGCAGCAGGCCGAGGCGAACCTCGCACAGACGGTGCGCCAGGTGCGCGGCCTCTATGTGAACGACGATCAATACCGCGCGCAGGTCGCGCTGCGCCAGTCGGATCTGTCGAAGGCGCAGGACGATCTGCGCCGCCGGCTCGCCGTCGCGCAAACGGGCGCCGTATCGCAGGAGGAAATCTCGCACGCGCGCGACGCGGTGAAGGCGGCTCAGGCATCGCTCGACGCAGCCAACCAGCAACTCGCGTCGAACCGCGCGCTCACCGCGAACACGACTATCGCCAATCACCCGAACGTGCTCGCCGCCGCCGCGAAGGTCCGCGACGCGTACCTGAACAACGCGCGCAACACGCTGCCCGCGCCCGTCGCGGGCTACGTCGCGAAGCGCTCGGTGCAGGTCGGCCAGCGCGTGTCGCCGGGCACGCCGCTGATGTCGGTCGTGCCGCTGAACGCCGTGTGGATCGACGCGAACTTCAAGGAAGTGCAACTGAAGCACATGCGCATCGGGCAGCCGGTCGAGCTGACGGCCGACATCTACGGCTCGTCGGTCAAGTACCACGGCAAGGTGGTCGGCTTCTCGGCGGGCACGGGCGCGGCATTCTCGCTGCTGCCGGCGCAGAACGCGACGGGCAACTGGATCAAGGTCGTCCAGCGCCTGCCGGTGCGCATCGAGCTCGATCCGAAGGAGCTGAAGGATCATCCGCTGCGCATCGGCCTGTCGATGCAGGTCGACGTCGACATCAAGGACGAAAGCGGCAACCAGCTCGGCAACGTGCAGAACACCGTCTACGAAACCGACGTGTTCGCGAAATACGGCGACGAAGCGAACGCCGAGATCGCGCGCATCATCGAGCAGAACGCGGGCGGCGGTGCGCCGACGCCGACGCCGGCGCCGGCGGCGAAGGTCGTCGGCGGCCGCACGTCGAACCTGATGTAA
- a CDS encoding DHA2 family efflux MFS transporter permease subunit → MAQPHAPLPPLKGGQLILGTIAVSLAVFMNVLDTSIANVAIPTISGDLGVSSDQGTWVITSFAVANAISVPLTGWLTDRIGQVRLFLASIILFVISSWMCGLAPTLPFLLASRVLQGAVAGPMIPLSQALLLSSYPRAKAPMALALWSMTTLIAPVAGPILGGWISDNYSWPWIFYVNIPVGIAAAAVTWMIYRSRESAVRRAPIDGVGLALLVIWVGSLQIMLDKGKDLDWFASTTIVVLALTALIAFAFFVVWELTAEHPVVDLSLFRMRNFSGGTIALSVGYGLYFGNLVLLPLWLQTQIGYTATDAGLVMAPVGFFAILLSPLTGKFLSRTDPRYIATAAFLTFALCFWMRSRYTTGVDEWSLMAPTFVQGIAMAGFFIPLVSITLSGLPGHRIPAASGLSNFVRIMCGGIGTSIFQTAWDHRNNFHHAQLVEQANPYNPTFSQAVTQMGQLGLTREQAHGLINNMATQQAAQLGVNDLFYISAAIFVLLIALIWITKPERAGGGDSSAAASAAH, encoded by the coding sequence ATGGCACAGCCACACGCTCCCCTTCCTCCGCTCAAGGGCGGACAGCTGATACTCGGCACGATCGCGGTATCGCTCGCCGTGTTCATGAACGTGCTCGACACGTCGATCGCCAATGTCGCGATCCCGACGATCTCGGGCGACCTCGGCGTGTCGTCCGACCAGGGCACCTGGGTCATCACGTCGTTCGCGGTCGCGAATGCGATCTCGGTGCCGCTCACGGGCTGGCTGACCGATCGCATCGGTCAGGTGCGCCTGTTCCTCGCGTCGATCATCCTGTTCGTGATCTCGTCCTGGATGTGCGGACTCGCGCCGACGCTGCCGTTCCTGCTCGCATCGCGCGTGCTGCAGGGCGCGGTCGCCGGCCCGATGATCCCGCTGTCGCAAGCGCTGCTGCTGTCGAGCTATCCGCGCGCGAAAGCGCCGATGGCGCTCGCGCTCTGGTCGATGACGACGCTGATCGCGCCCGTCGCCGGCCCGATTCTCGGCGGCTGGATCTCGGACAACTACTCGTGGCCGTGGATCTTCTATGTGAACATTCCGGTCGGCATCGCCGCCGCGGCCGTCACGTGGATGATCTACCGCAGCCGCGAGTCGGCCGTGCGCCGCGCGCCGATCGACGGCGTCGGGCTCGCCCTTCTCGTGATCTGGGTCGGCTCGCTGCAGATCATGCTCGACAAGGGCAAGGACCTCGACTGGTTCGCGTCGACGACGATCGTCGTGCTCGCGCTCACCGCGCTGATCGCGTTCGCGTTCTTCGTCGTCTGGGAATTGACGGCCGAGCATCCGGTCGTCGACCTGTCGCTGTTCCGGATGCGCAACTTCTCCGGCGGCACGATCGCGCTGTCGGTCGGCTACGGGCTCTACTTCGGCAACCTCGTGCTGCTGCCGCTGTGGCTTCAGACGCAGATCGGCTACACGGCGACCGACGCGGGGCTCGTGATGGCGCCCGTCGGCTTCTTCGCGATCCTGCTGTCGCCGCTCACGGGCAAGTTCCTGTCGCGCACCGATCCGCGCTACATTGCAACGGCCGCGTTCCTCACGTTCGCGCTGTGCTTCTGGATGCGCTCGCGCTATACGACGGGCGTCGACGAATGGTCGCTGATGGCGCCGACCTTCGTGCAAGGTATCGCGATGGCGGGCTTCTTCATCCCGCTCGTGTCGATCACGCTGTCCGGTCTGCCCGGCCATCGGATTCCTGCGGCGTCGGGCCTGTCGAACTTCGTGCGGATCATGTGCGGCGGCATCGGAACGTCGATCTTCCAGACCGCGTGGGACCATCGGAACAACTTCCACCACGCGCAACTCGTCGAGCAGGCGAACCCGTACAACCCGACGTTCAGCCAGGCGGTCACGCAGATGGGACAGCTCGGGCTCACGCGCGAGCAAGCGCACGGGCTCATCAACAACATGGCGACGCAGCAGGCCGCGCAACTGGGCGTGAACGATCTGTTCTACATCTCGGCCGCGATCTTCGTGCTGCTGATCGCGCTCATCTGGATCACGAAGCCCGAGCGCGCGGGCGGCGGCGATTCGAGCGCGGCGGCGTCGGCCGCGCACTGA
- the truB gene encoding tRNA pseudouridine(55) synthase TruB, which yields MARRALDGVLLLDKPVGLSSNDALMRAKRLYLAKKAGHTGTLDPLASGLLPLCFGEATKFSQDLLDADKTYEATMRLGVRTTTGDAEGDVLDTRDVACDEATVGAALARFVGDIVQVPPMYSALKRDGKPLYEYARAGQTVEREGRTVTIRSLALLSCALPDVTFRVTCSKGTYVRTLAEDIGEALGCGAHLTMLRRTGVGSLTLEHAVTLDALDAATQEERDARLAPVDALLSTFPLVRLDAALTKRFLHGQRLKLAELAARPEADEGERVRVYDADDRLLGVARASEGVLAPERLVVTGA from the coding sequence ATGGCTCGCCGCGCGCTCGACGGCGTGCTGCTGCTCGACAAGCCGGTCGGGCTTTCGAGCAACGACGCGCTGATGCGTGCGAAGCGTTTGTACCTTGCGAAGAAAGCGGGCCACACGGGCACGCTCGATCCGCTCGCATCGGGGCTGCTGCCGCTTTGCTTCGGCGAGGCGACGAAGTTCTCGCAGGATCTGCTCGATGCCGACAAGACCTACGAAGCGACGATGCGGCTCGGCGTGCGCACGACGACGGGCGACGCCGAGGGCGACGTGCTCGACACGCGCGACGTGGCCTGCGACGAAGCGACGGTCGGCGCGGCGCTTGCGCGCTTCGTCGGCGATATCGTGCAGGTGCCGCCGATGTACTCGGCGCTCAAGCGCGACGGCAAGCCGCTCTACGAATATGCGCGCGCCGGCCAGACGGTCGAGCGCGAGGGCCGCACGGTGACGATCCGCTCGCTCGCGCTCCTGTCGTGCGCGTTGCCCGACGTCACGTTTCGTGTCACGTGCAGCAAGGGCACGTATGTGCGCACGCTCGCCGAGGATATCGGCGAAGCGCTCGGTTGCGGCGCGCATCTGACGATGTTGCGCCGCACCGGCGTCGGCTCGCTGACGCTCGAGCATGCGGTGACGCTCGACGCGCTCGACGCCGCGACGCAGGAAGAGCGCGACGCGCGGCTCGCGCCCGTCGACGCGCTGCTGTCGACATTCCCCCTCGTGAGGCTCGACGCGGCGCTCACGAAGCGCTTCCTGCACGGCCAGCGGCTGAAGCTCGCCGAGCTCGCGGCGCGACCCGAGGCGGACGAAGGCGAGCGCGTGCGCGTCTATGATGCCGATGACCGGCTGCTCGGCGTCGCGCGCGCGTCGGAAGGCGTGCTTGCCCCGGAGCGCCTCGTCGTGACGGGCGCGTAG
- the rbfA gene encoding 30S ribosome-binding factor RbfA: MSKKRSSPNRNVQIADQIQRDLSELIMREVKDPRIGIVTIQSVELTPDYAHAKVYFTALTGNPADTQEALNHAAGHLHNLLFKRLHIHTVPTLHFHYDQTIEKAVAMSRLIDEANATRAKDD, encoded by the coding sequence ATGTCGAAAAAACGCAGTTCACCCAATCGCAACGTGCAGATCGCCGATCAGATCCAGCGGGATCTGTCTGAGCTCATCATGCGCGAGGTCAAGGACCCGCGCATCGGGATCGTGACGATCCAGTCGGTCGAGCTCACGCCCGACTACGCGCACGCCAAGGTCTACTTCACCGCGCTCACGGGCAATCCCGCGGACACGCAGGAAGCGCTCAACCATGCGGCCGGCCACTTGCACAATCTGCTCTTCAAGCGCCTGCACATTCACACGGTGCCGACGCTGCATTTCCACTACGACCAGACGATCGAGAAGGCCGTCGCGATGTCGCGCCTCATCGACGAGGCGAACGCGACGCGCGCGAAGGACGACTGA